CGTAGTGGTAAGGCGTCGTGAGTGACCGATGAGAGACCTCCTCATCACGGAACATGCCGAAGAGATCCGGCGGATTGCGCGCGAGCACGGCGCGCGGCGCGTACGTGTTTTCGGCTCGCGCGGGCGGGGTGAAGCCGGCGAGTCAAGCGACCTCGATCTGCTCGTCGACTTCGAGCCCGGTCGAGATCTTCTCGATCTGGTCGCACTCAAGCAGGACCTCGAGCAGCTTCTCGGCTGCCACGTCGACATCGTCGAAGAGGAAGGGTTGAGTCCGTACCTGCGCAAGCGCGTCCTCCAAGACGCGCGGGCCCTATGAAGGACGATCAGGTTTTCCTCGCACACATCCGAGATGCGATCGCCCGGATCGAGTCGTACACGCAAGAAGGGCGCGAAGCGTTTTTCGGCGACACGAAAACCCAGGACGCCGTCATTCGCAACTTGGAGGTGATCGGCGAAGCGGTGAAGAACCTGTCCGCAGACCTCCGCGCGAAGCACCCCGAGGT
The window above is part of the Deltaproteobacteria bacterium genome. Proteins encoded here:
- a CDS encoding nucleotidyltransferase family protein, which codes for MRDLLITEHAEEIRRIAREHGARRVRVFGSRGRGEAGESSDLDLLVDFEPGRDLLDLVALKQDLEQLLGCHVDIVEEEGLSPYLRKRVLQDARAL
- a CDS encoding DUF86 domain-containing protein, which translates into the protein MKDDQVFLAHIRDAIARIESYTQEGREAFFGDTKTQDAVIRNLEVIGEAVKNLSADLRAKHPEVPWNRVAGMRDVLIHDYFGVRLETVWNVVEHRLPELKRYVATLIEAGELR